The genomic window AATAAATGTGAGAATATAGCAGCTACGGCAAAATCGATTACCATTACGGTTAATCCTGCGGCTACTGATTCAGACCTTGCTATTAACGGAATTGCATCAATCTGTAAAGCATCTACAGCTGCACTATCTGCTTCAACAACGACAGTGATCAATCCTGTATTTACCTGGTACAGCGATGCTACTTTAACTACAGTGGCTCATGTAGGCGCTAGCTTTACTACACCTGCACTTACTGCAACCACCACTTATTATGTAACCGTAAAAGGTGATAATAAATGTGAGAATTTAGCTGCAAATGCTAAGGTTGTTACCGTAACAGTTAAAGAGTTTGCAACTTCTGCTGATATTGCAGTAAGCAATGCTCAAATCTGTTCAGGTTCTACCGTAATGTTAATGGCTTCGAGTACTACGGTTACTCAGCCAGTATTTACCTGGTATAGCGATGCATCATTAACAAGTGTAGTATTTACAGGTCCAACTTTCACAGTAACTGGTTTAACTGCCACTACTACTTATTACGTAAGTGTTAAAGGTGCCAATAAATGTGAAAATAGTGCTGCAGATGCCAAAGCGGTAACAATAACCGTTAATCCTTTGGCAACTACTACCGATATTATTCTTAGCGGAAGCACAGTGGCTTGCGCAGGATCATCGGCAGTATTAACTGCCACATCGCCAACAGTAACCAACCCAGTATTTACCTGGTACAGTGATGCGGCATTAACCAATGTAAGTTTCATTGGTGCAACATATACTACACCGGCCTTAACCAGCACCACTACTTATTATGTAACTGTAAAAGGTGATAATAAATGTGAGAATGCACCTGGTACAGCAAGGGTAATTACCATAACAGTTAGTCCGGTTTCTACCGCGGCCGATATAACAGCTACTGATGCAACAATCTGCTCAGGATCTGGTACTACCTTGGCAGCAACTACAACAACCGTTACTAACCCAACATTTACCTGGTACAACGATGCTGCTTTAACTTCAGTAGCTTATGTAGGTACATCATTTGTTACCCCTGTATTAACAGCAACAACTAAATACTATGTTACGGTTAAGGGCGATAACAAATGTGAAAACTCAGGTATCACTGCAAAAGTGGTAACCGTAAATGTTAATCAGGGTGCAACAGCTGCAGATATTACCTTATCAGCACCTACCTTGGTATGTGGATCGGGTACAGCAGTAATCAATGCTAGCTCAACAACAGTAACCAGTCCAATATTTACCTGGTACAACGATGCTTCATTAACAAGTGTTGCCTTTACTGGACCAATATTTACCACTCCGGTATTAACAACCACTACTACCTATTATGTAACCGTAAAAGGCACTAACAAATGTGAAAACACTGCAGCAGATGCGGCAGCGGTAACCATTAAAGTTAACCCGGTAGCAGTTGTAAGTGATATCGTTGTAAGTGGATCAACAAATGTTTGCGGAGGATCTGCAGCAGTACTAACGGCAAGTAGCACAACAGTTACTAACCCGGTATTCACCTGGTATACCAATGCAACCTTAACTGATGTAGCTTTTGTAGGTGCAGTATTTACCACGCCAACATTAATTGCCAACACTACTTATTACGTAACTGTAAAAGGCGATAACAAGTGTGAAAGTAGTGCTGCCACAGCAAAATCTGTTAATATTGTGGTGAACCCGGTAGCCTCAGCAAGTGATGTTACCGCAACAGATGCAACCATTTGTGCAGGATCGTCAGCTAGCTTAGTGGCCAGTACTACAACGGTAACCAATCCAATATTTACCTGGTACAGCGATGCTGCTTTAACAACACCAGTATTTACAGGTGCAACCTTTAACACACCAGCATTAACTGCAACAACTAAATATTACCTAACTGTAAAAGGTGATAACAGATGTGAAAGTTCTGCTGCAAATGCGACAGTAGTTACCGTTAATGTAAATGATGGAGCAACAGCAGCTGATATTACATTATCAACACCAGCTAAAATATGTGGTTCTGGAACGGCTGTTATCAATGCAAGTTCTGCAACGGTTACCAGCCCAGTATTTACTTGGTACAATGATGCTTCATTAACAAGCGTGGCATTTACCGGACCAATCTTTACCACACCGGTATTAACCGCAACCACTACTTATTATATAACCGTTAAAGGTGCCAATAGATGTGAAAACACTGCGGCTAATGTGAAAACAGTAACCGTTACTGTTAATCCAGGTGCTGTGGCAACAGATATTACAGTAAACGGATCAACTTCAGTTTGTGCAAGCACAGCCGCAACATTAGCAGCAACAAGCACAACAGTAACCAACCCAATATTTACCTGGTATAGTGATGCGACTTTAAATACAGTAGTATTTACTGGTCCAGTGTTTACTACACCAGTATTAACTGCAAGTGCAACTTATTATGTAACGGTTAAAGGCGATAATAAATGTGAGAATACGGCTGCAACAGCAAGAGCTGTAGCCATTACCGTAAATGCATTACCAAACAACCCAGTGGTATCTGCTCCAAATGGAGGCATATGCGCAGGTGATGGAGCCACCCTAACAGTAACGAATGCACAGGCAGGTGTTACTTACGAATGGTACACAGCAGCGGTTGGTGGTAATTTATTATTCACTGGCACCACATTCAATGTAACAGCTTTAGCTGCAACAACAGATTACTACATTTTAGCAATCGGAACTGGAGGTTGTAACAACAATGGTGGCCGTGTTAAAGTAACGGTTACTGTTAACGCAAAACCAACAGTACCAACGGTAGCTTCAACATCGGTTAACGTTTGTACCGGAAGCCCAGCTGTATTGACGGTAACAAGTCCACAAACAGGTGTAACATACAATTGGTACACTGCAGCTGTGGGCGGAACATTGGCTGGAACAGGAGTAAACTTTACCACTCCTGCGGTTAATGCCAACATCACATACTATGTTGAAGGTGCAAATGGAACTTGTATCTCATCATCTAGAACACCGGTAAATGTAATTGCACTACCAGTACCAGTTGCACCAGCATCTGTAACAGCAGCAAATGGAACACTTTGCGCAGGTAGCTCAACCATACTAACGGTTAATAATCCTTTAGCAGGATTAGTTTACAGATGGTATGCTGCAAGCTCTGGAGGTACTGTACTAGCAGAAGGTATAACCTTTACTACACCAAACTTAACCGCTACCACAATCTACTACGTAGAGGCAATAGCTGTGGGTGGCTGTGCTAGTCCAACAAGAACAGGCGTTACGGTTAATGTACTGCCAGTATTGGAAAAACCAGTAGTAGTGGTGCAAAGCACAACACCAAATAGTATAACTTTTGCGTGGGCTGCGGTTGCAGGCGCTACTGCTTACGAAGTTTCTCAAGATAATGGCTTAACATGGGTAAACCCAACAGGCGGATCAACCGGAACAACTTACTTAGTAACAGGCCTGAAACCAGATCAAAGTGTTACTATCATTGTACGGGCAAGAGGTCAGATTGAGTGCCAAACCAGTGCAAATTCTACTCCGGTAACTGGTAAAGCAGCTAATCCTTTTGGAGATCAGGTTTACATACCAAATGCATTTACACCGAATAACGACGGTAAGAACGATACCTTCTTAATCTATGGTAATACGATATCAAGCGCCAAAATGAGTATTTTCACACAATGGGGTCAATTGATATTCCAATCAGATAATGTAGCAAATGGATGGGATGGAACTTTCAAGGGAGTAAATCAACCGATCGGAGTTTATGTGTACATGGTTGACATTACATTCACCAATGGAACAACATCATTAAGAAAAGGTACAGTAACGCTGATTAGATAAGAAGAGGATTAATAATAAACAGATAAAATCAAAGACCATGAAAATACTATCGGCTTTAAAAATATATGTTGCAGTGCTAGGATTGCTGCTGTGTACAGCGAAGTCCTTTGCACAAACTGATCCGCATTTTTCACAATATTATGCAAACCCGTTATATCTTAACCCGGCCTTAACCGGGGTAATAGACGGCGATTACCGTGCAACTGTAAACTTTAAACAACAATGGAGTGCATTAAACAGTTCTTTCTTAACAGGTGGAGCATCGTTCGATATGGCTCCAAAAAAGAACTTCGCATTTGGTGCAACCATTTTAAACCAAAGGGCAGGGGAGTTAGATTTTAACTATCTGTCTGCCCTCGTATCGGGTTCGTACCGTTTGAGGTTTGGTGCCGAAGGTTTACAGATGGTGAGCTTTGGCTTACAGGCTGGCGTAATTAACCGCAGTTTCGATTTCTCTCAGGCCAGATTTGGTAACCAGTTTAATCCAATTTCAGGTTATGATGGTGGTATGATGAGCGGCGAAACACTTTCATCTCAATCCTCTTTGGTTCCTGATGTAAATGCTGGGATCATGTATTTTGATGGTAACCCCAACAAAAGTGTAAACGTTTTCTTAGGCGCAAGTGCAGCACACTTAACCCGCCCTATGGATCGTTTCTCTGGTTCAAATTCACGTATCCCTGTTCGTTTTACGGCGCATGGCGGTGCGCGGATCAAGGCTTCAGAGTTATTGGATATTGTACCCAATGCATTGTTCATGTACCAGGGTAACACAAACGAGGTATCGTTAGGTGCTTATGCACAGCTTAACGTTAATCCATCAGCAAATATTTTGTTTGGTGGTAATTACCGTAATAAAGATGCCGCAATTGCCTTTGTTGGCCTACAGTTAAAGAATATGGTTTTCGGGTTAAGTTATGATATTAATACCTCTACTTTCAACCGCGCTTCTAACAGTAACGGAGGTTTAGAGCTTTCGATATCCTTAATTGGCCGTAACGGTCTTATTGGTCCAAACTTCTTTTGTCCACGTTTATAATTAATCAAATGAAAAAAATATTACTCTTTTTGTTAGTGGCATTTGGCGGTTTTGCAAACGCACAGTATGTGGTGAATTATAAAAAGGTTGCAGATACTTATTTCGAAAATAAGGATTACTACGCAGCATCTACTTTTTATAAAAAAGCCTTAAAAATTACTGGAGACAGTACCCAGGCCATTTTACCATACGGTATGGAAAGGAAATCAGCGACTGATGATAAAGTGATAGACGATTATGAAGGATCGATTTATAACCTTGCAGAATCTAGTAGGTTGTATAGGGAATTTAACGAGGCTGAAAAATATTATGCCATAGCGATCACCTTTACCAATACACGTTTTAGAAAGGCGCTATTTTATTATGCAGAAAGCTTAAGGGCAAATAAAAAATTTAACCTGGCTATCGATGCTTTTCAACAGTTTATCCAAAAAAATCCTGGTGATGCTTTGGTAAAAGATGCCCAAAAGGAAATCGAATCGTGTAAGTTTGCGATCGAAGAAATGCGTTTTCCACGGATGGTCCAGGTTAAAAAAGTACCTGGTAACGTAAATGGTTTAGGTTCTAATTATGCTCCCGTTAAAATCAACAACGAGCTGTATTTTACTTCATCCCGTCCGGTTGCTGTAGGTAGTAAAAAAGATATGGTTAAAACAGCTGCCGGAGAAGTTCAGGTATCAACTAAAACCAATCCATTCCTAAATAATATTTATGCAGCCAAGGGCGAATTAACTTCGGCAGATATTGCAGTAAGAAAAATCGATATCAGTTTTCCTAAAAATATGGAAGTTGCTGCCGCTACTTTTACTCCTGATGGAAATACAGTGTACTTTACAGCCTGGAAGGATAAAGAAAAATATGCCATTTATTCTTCTAAAAAAACAGGTGATAAATGGGCAGACCCACTGCCAGTTGGTTTACAGGTAAACAGTAAAGATTTTAACTCAACTCAACCATTTGTAACCAGCGATGGTAAATTCCTGCTTTTCTCATCTGATAGAAGCGGTGGTTATGGTAAGTACGATCTTTGGTATTGTACCGTTCGCGAAGATGGATCTTTAGGCCAGGCCGTAAACTTTGGCTCAACCATTAATACTGAATATGATGAACGTGCACCATACTACAATCCATTAACCAAAAAGTTATTGTTCAGTACCGATGGTAGAATAGGCTTTGGTGGTCTCGATTTCTTCGAGTCAGAAGGTGATCTTGTAGATTGGACCAAGCCAAAAAATGCAGGTTATCCATTTAACTCATCAAAAGATGATCTTTACTTCACTGCAACAGATGATAAAGGAACAAAAGGATATATCAGTTCTGACCGCGAATCATCATGCTGCTTAGAGGTATTTGAAGTGAAAAAAGAATACTTCTCAATCGCTGGTATTTTAACTGACTGTAAAACTAAATTACCTTTAGCAGGTGCAAATGTAACCCTTACCAATGCAGAAGGTGCCCAGAAAATTACAACTGGTACCGATGGTATTTATAGGTTTAAAGTAGATTCGAAAAGACCAATCAAGTTGCTTTTTGCGAAAGATAATTATTTCGCAATTACTAAGAACTATCCTTACGAAGAATTGGCTAAAGCAGATACCTTGATTTATAAAGATTATTGCTTAAGTCCTTTCAAATTGGGTATCCCAATGGCTTTGGATAACGTTTATTACGAATTTAACAGTGCCGAATTAACTGAGCCTTCTAAAAAAGTGTTAGACTTCCTGATTCCGATTATGGAGGATAACCCTGAAATGGAAATCGAATTGGGTTCTCATACTGATAACATTGGAACAGATGAGTATAACTTGGATCTATCGAACAGAAGGGCTAAATCTTGTACGGATTATTTAGAAAGTAAAGGTATTGCCGCTGCTAGAATGACTTCTAAAGGTTATGGAGAATCAATGCCGATTGCACCAAACGAAATCGTAGTGAAACGCAAGAAAAAAGATAATCCGGAAGGAAGAGCAAAGAACAGAAGAACAGAATTTAAAGTAACCAAAAAATAAAATACAATTAACGTCCCGGTAAGCCATCTTTCTAAAAAGAAGATGGCTTTTTAGTTTATATTAAATTGGTTGGAGATTTGTAATCCAGACAAATGTGTCCCTGAATTATTAATGCACTATTAAAGGATTGTGCGTATAGAACTGCAAACTGAAAATTGTCAATTGATAACTTTTTAAATTAATCTTTGTAATTTCCGCTCACTATTTAAATTCAATGAAGCTTAATATCCAACCAACCGTAATTTTTAGAACACCTAAATTTTCATATCAATCTGAACTTGCAGA from Flavobacterium sp. W4I14 includes these protein-coding regions:
- a CDS encoding type IX secretion system PorP/SprF family membrane protein (product_source=TIGR03519; cleavage_site_network=SignalP-noTM; pfam=PF11751; superfamily=56925; tigrfam=TIGR03519), whose protein sequence is MKILSALKIYVAVLGLLLCTAKSFAQTDPHFSQYYANPLYLNPALTGVIDGDYRATVNFKQQWSALNSSFLTGGASFDMAPKKNFAFGATILNQRAGELDFNYLSALVSGSYRLRFGAEGLQMVSFGLQAGVINRSFDFSQARFGNQFNPISGYDGGMMSGETLSSQSSLVPDVNAGIMYFDGNPNKSVNVFLGASAAHLTRPMDRFSGSNSRIPVRFTAHGGARIKASELLDIVPNALFMYQGNTNEVSLGAYAQLNVNPSANILFGGNYRNKDAAIAFVGLQLKNMVFGLSYDINTSTFNRASNSNGGLELSISLIGRNGLIGPNFFCPRL
- a CDS encoding OOP family OmpA-OmpF porin (product_source=KO:K03286; cath_funfam=1.25.40.10,3.30.1330.60; cleavage_site_network=SignalP-noTM; cog=COG0457,COG2885; ko=KO:K03286; pfam=PF00691,PF07676; smart=SM00028; superfamily=103088,48452), translated to MKKILLFLLVAFGGFANAQYVVNYKKVADTYFENKDYYAASTFYKKALKITGDSTQAILPYGMERKSATDDKVIDDYEGSIYNLAESSRLYREFNEAEKYYAIAITFTNTRFRKALFYYAESLRANKKFNLAIDAFQQFIQKNPGDALVKDAQKEIESCKFAIEEMRFPRMVQVKKVPGNVNGLGSNYAPVKINNELYFTSSRPVAVGSKKDMVKTAAGEVQVSTKTNPFLNNIYAAKGELTSADIAVRKIDISFPKNMEVAAATFTPDGNTVYFTAWKDKEKYAIYSSKKTGDKWADPLPVGLQVNSKDFNSTQPFVTSDGKFLLFSSDRSGGYGKYDLWYCTVREDGSLGQAVNFGSTINTEYDERAPYYNPLTKKLLFSTDGRIGFGGLDFFESEGDLVDWTKPKNAGYPFNSSKDDLYFTATDDKGTKGYISSDRESSCCLEVFEVKKEYFSIAGILTDCKTKLPLAGANVTLTNAEGAQKITTGTDGIYRFKVDSKRPIKLLFAKDNYFAITKNYPYEELAKADTLIYKDYCLSPFKLGIPMALDNVYYEFNSAELTEPSKKVLDFLIPIMEDNPEMEIELGSHTDNIGTDEYNLDLSNRRAKSCTDYLESKGIAAARMTSKGYGESMPIAPNEIVVKRKKKDNPEGRAKNRRTEFKVTKK